From the Alloalcanivorax dieselolei B5 genome, one window contains:
- the hisS gene encoding histidine--tRNA ligase, whose protein sequence is MSKKITSIRGMNDILPQQTPLWQWLEDKVRGVLAAYGYQEIRTPILEQTDLFKRGIGEVTDIVEKEMYTFEDRNGDSLTLRPEGTASCVRAAEEHGLLYNQTQRLWYAGPMFRHERPQAGRYRQFHQIGVETFGMDGPDIDAEVILLSARLWKALGLSDQVTLELNSLGDAEDRARYRDALVAYLREHSERLDDDSRRRLERNPLRVLDSKDAGTREVLEQAPRLEAFLNDDAREHFRRLCALLEAAGIEYRLNPYLVRGLDYYGKTVFEWTTRALGAQGTVCAGGRYDGLVAQLGGKPTPAVGFAMGLERLILLLEQQNPELPAPVALYIAAMGEVQSQALALAERLRDRLPGVGIVTHCGGGSFKSQMKKADRSGARYALILGEDEVARGEVAVKPLREDAEQQQLPETDLADWLAERLARSQA, encoded by the coding sequence GTGAGCAAGAAGATCACCTCCATTCGCGGGATGAACGACATCCTGCCGCAGCAGACACCGCTGTGGCAGTGGCTGGAAGACAAGGTGCGCGGGGTGCTGGCGGCCTATGGTTACCAGGAGATCCGTACGCCGATCCTGGAACAGACCGATCTGTTCAAGCGCGGTATCGGTGAAGTCACCGATATTGTCGAGAAGGAGATGTACACCTTCGAGGACCGCAACGGCGACAGCCTGACCCTGCGCCCGGAAGGCACCGCCAGCTGCGTGCGCGCCGCCGAGGAGCATGGTTTGCTCTACAATCAGACCCAGCGGCTGTGGTACGCCGGGCCCATGTTCCGCCATGAGCGTCCGCAGGCCGGCCGCTATCGCCAGTTCCACCAGATCGGCGTGGAAACCTTTGGCATGGACGGGCCGGACATCGACGCCGAGGTGATTCTGCTCTCCGCGCGTCTGTGGAAAGCCCTGGGGTTATCCGATCAGGTGACCCTGGAACTGAATTCACTGGGAGACGCCGAAGACCGCGCCCGCTACCGTGATGCCCTGGTGGCGTATCTGCGTGAGCACAGCGAGCGCCTGGACGACGACTCCCGCCGCCGGCTGGAACGCAATCCGCTGCGCGTGCTCGACAGCAAGGACGCCGGCACCCGCGAAGTGCTGGAGCAGGCACCGCGGCTGGAAGCCTTTCTTAACGACGATGCCCGCGAGCACTTCCGCAGGCTGTGTGCGTTACTGGAAGCCGCCGGGATCGAGTACCGCCTCAACCCTTATTTGGTACGCGGGCTGGACTATTACGGCAAAACCGTATTCGAATGGACCACCCGGGCTCTGGGCGCCCAGGGCACGGTGTGCGCCGGCGGCCGTTACGACGGCCTGGTGGCGCAACTGGGTGGCAAGCCGACCCCGGCGGTGGGCTTCGCCATGGGCCTGGAGCGGCTGATTCTGCTGCTGGAACAACAAAACCCGGAACTGCCGGCGCCGGTGGCACTCTATATTGCTGCCATGGGCGAAGTGCAGTCCCAGGCTCTGGCCCTGGCCGAGCGCCTGCGGGACCGGCTCCCCGGCGTCGGTATCGTCACCCACTGTGGTGGCGGCAGCTTCAAGAGCCAGATGAAAAAAGCCGACCGCAGCGGCGCCCGCTACGCGCTGATCCTCGGCGAGGACGAAGTGGCGCGCGGGGAAGTGGCGGTGAAACCGCTGCGTGAAGACGCGGAACAACAGCAATTGCCCGAGACCGACCTGGCCGACTGGCTGGCCGAACGTCTCGCAAGATCACAAGCGTAA
- a CDS encoding ATP-binding protein encodes MMAQGGIRRQLRWLGVIPALIMLVLVLVTLTWQRLQDADNEVRELGGFLARQLAAAAEYGVLSGNTSELRRHANMALQRPDVYYVAFRDETGQVLLSEGRATSDGRGGLLEFRAGIYRQPLSASETERYVDPGDRVGEVVLGLAPELLAARQKEILAASLVPALLAMMVGLVCAGYLARRIAEPLSYLSGLVRVIRGGDYRARGDHHLQGELSDLQRDINELASGLERARADQQRAMGELRQAHRSAQQASQAKTDFLAMMSHELRTPMNGVLGMLQLLETTRQNEEQREYTQAALESTGHLLEVINDILDFSRIEAGRMDIDQTFFAPGPLLENCIGTFRYVARHKGLYLELEGLEQLEGYDLYSDPTRLRQILSNLISNAVKFTEQGGVRVTIQASADEHGLMNLSLSVTDTGIGISDAQRDRLFVAFSQLDASPSRRYGGTGLGLAIARRLAEMLGGDLAVKSRAGEGSCFTLRLRVRARAAGEQASDGPRIDDGHLRGRALLVEDNLVNRMVAARMLENLGLEVVSCGDGETALNTIQGENFDVVLMDVQMPVMDGLEATRAIRRWERAAGRSPVPIIALTANALGEERERCLASGMDDHLAKPYRRQLLAKLLSRYLKTAEAG; translated from the coding sequence ATGATGGCCCAGGGGGGGATTCGCCGGCAGCTGCGCTGGCTCGGTGTGATACCGGCGCTGATCATGCTGGTTCTGGTGCTGGTGACACTCACCTGGCAGCGCCTGCAGGACGCCGACAACGAAGTGCGCGAACTGGGCGGCTTCCTGGCCCGCCAGCTGGCCGCCGCCGCCGAGTACGGGGTGCTCTCCGGCAACACTTCGGAGCTGCGCCGTCACGCCAACATGGCGCTGCAGCGTCCGGACGTCTATTACGTGGCGTTCCGTGACGAGACCGGCCAGGTGCTATTGAGCGAAGGCCGGGCCACCAGCGACGGGCGCGGCGGACTGCTGGAATTCCGCGCCGGCATCTATCGGCAGCCGCTGTCCGCCTCTGAAACCGAGCGTTATGTGGATCCCGGAGACCGGGTCGGCGAAGTGGTGCTGGGGCTGGCTCCGGAACTGCTGGCGGCGCGGCAAAAGGAGATCCTCGCCGCCAGCCTGGTGCCGGCCTTGTTGGCGATGATGGTGGGCCTGGTGTGCGCCGGTTATCTGGCCCGCCGCATCGCCGAGCCGCTGTCCTATCTGTCCGGCCTGGTGCGGGTGATTCGCGGCGGTGATTACCGCGCCCGCGGCGACCACCATCTGCAGGGGGAGCTGTCGGACCTGCAACGGGACATCAACGAACTGGCCTCCGGTCTGGAGCGCGCCCGTGCCGATCAGCAACGGGCCATGGGGGAATTGCGGCAGGCCCATCGCAGCGCGCAGCAGGCCAGCCAGGCGAAAACCGATTTCCTGGCGATGATGAGCCATGAACTGCGCACCCCCATGAATGGCGTGCTCGGCATGCTGCAACTGCTGGAAACCACCCGGCAGAACGAGGAGCAGCGCGAGTACACCCAGGCGGCGCTGGAATCCACCGGCCACTTGCTGGAAGTGATCAACGACATCCTCGATTTCTCGCGCATCGAAGCCGGGCGCATGGACATCGATCAGACCTTCTTCGCCCCCGGCCCGCTACTGGAAAACTGCATCGGCACTTTTCGCTACGTGGCCCGCCACAAAGGCCTGTACCTGGAACTGGAAGGGCTGGAGCAACTGGAAGGTTATGACCTGTATTCCGACCCCACGCGGCTGCGGCAGATTCTCAGCAACCTGATCTCCAACGCGGTGAAATTCACCGAGCAGGGCGGGGTGCGGGTGACCATCCAGGCCTCCGCCGACGAGCACGGCCTGATGAACCTGTCGCTGTCCGTCACCGACACCGGCATCGGTATCTCCGACGCCCAGCGCGACCGCCTGTTCGTGGCGTTCTCGCAGCTGGACGCGTCGCCGTCACGCCGTTACGGTGGCACCGGCCTGGGGCTGGCCATCGCCCGGCGCCTGGCGGAGATGCTCGGCGGCGATCTGGCCGTCAAAAGCCGGGCCGGGGAGGGCAGTTGCTTCACCCTGCGGTTGCGCGTGCGTGCCCGGGCCGCCGGGGAGCAGGCCAGCGACGGCCCGCGTATCGATGACGGCCACCTGCGCGGCCGCGCCCTGCTGGTGGAAGACAACCTGGTCAACCGCATGGTGGCGGCGCGCATGCTGGAAAATCTGGGGCTGGAAGTGGTCAGCTGTGGCGACGGCGAAACCGCGCTCAACACCATCCAGGGGGAAAACTTCGATGTGGTGCTGATGGACGTGCAAATGCCGGTGATGGACGGTCTGGAAGCGACCCGGGCGATCCGGCGCTGGGAACGGGCGGCGGGCCGCTCGCCGGTGCCGATCATCGCGCTCACCGCCAACGCCCTGGGAGAGGAACGGGAACGCTGCCTCGCCTCGGGCATGGACGACCACCTGGCCAAACCCTACCGCCGGCAATTGCTGGCGAAATTGCTCAGTCGTTATCTGAAGACGGCGGAAGCCGGGTGA
- the xseA gene encoding exodeoxyribonuclease VII large subunit, producing the protein MTSSRTEPYSISRLNLEAQGLLEGSFPLIWLQGELSNLSRPRSGHWYFSLKDDRAQVNGAMFRNRNQLLRFQPRDGQQVLVRARVTLYVPRGGFQLVVEHMEEAGEGALRAQFEALKAKLEAEGLFASERKRPLPRWPRRIGVITSPSGAAVRDVVQVLTRRCPGIPVLVYPAAVQGDEAPMQLRRALDLAVRRADCDVLIIGRGGGSLEDLWAFNDEALVRAVAACPIPIVSAVGHEVDVALTDFAADLRAPTPSAAAELVSPDGEAILARLDQLQRRQHRAVAGTLQYRRQRLSQLAHRLQLRHPQRELEQRRQQVDEYQARLQRALQHKQTLLQARLDRLKGRVMQQSPLQRLALQRQRLLGLQRRLPVPLLHQRSQLQQRLTGLGRRLHTASPLATLDRGYSLTLAEGQPLRSVQTLREGQTVETRLADGRFESKVTRLPPSSDND; encoded by the coding sequence ATGACTTCATCACGCACCGAACCCTATTCCATCAGCCGTCTCAATCTGGAAGCCCAGGGACTGCTGGAAGGCAGTTTCCCGCTGATCTGGTTGCAGGGGGAGCTGTCCAATCTGTCCCGTCCCCGTTCCGGCCATTGGTATTTCAGCCTCAAGGACGATCGCGCCCAGGTCAACGGCGCCATGTTCCGCAATCGCAATCAGTTGCTACGCTTCCAGCCCCGAGATGGCCAGCAAGTGTTGGTGCGCGCCCGGGTCACGTTGTATGTGCCGCGTGGCGGTTTCCAGCTGGTGGTGGAGCACATGGAAGAGGCCGGCGAAGGGGCGCTGCGGGCACAGTTCGAGGCGCTCAAGGCGAAACTGGAGGCGGAAGGGCTGTTCGCCAGCGAACGCAAACGCCCCCTGCCCCGCTGGCCACGCCGCATCGGCGTGATCACCAGCCCCAGCGGCGCGGCGGTGCGCGATGTGGTGCAGGTGCTGACACGCCGCTGTCCCGGCATTCCGGTGCTGGTCTACCCGGCGGCGGTACAGGGCGATGAAGCACCAATGCAGCTGCGCCGGGCACTGGACCTGGCGGTGCGCCGGGCGGATTGCGACGTGCTGATAATCGGCCGTGGCGGCGGTTCGCTGGAGGATCTGTGGGCGTTCAATGATGAAGCCCTGGTGCGGGCGGTGGCGGCTTGCCCGATTCCCATCGTCTCGGCGGTGGGCCATGAGGTGGATGTGGCGCTGACCGATTTCGCCGCTGATTTGCGCGCGCCCACGCCGTCGGCGGCGGCGGAGCTGGTGAGCCCGGATGGCGAGGCGATTCTGGCGCGGCTGGATCAGTTGCAGCGCCGCCAGCACCGGGCGGTGGCGGGCACGCTGCAATACCGACGTCAGCGGCTGAGCCAGCTGGCCCACCGGCTGCAATTGCGCCACCCGCAACGGGAGCTGGAGCAGCGCCGGCAACAGGTGGACGAATACCAGGCCCGTCTGCAACGGGCGCTGCAACACAAGCAGACGCTGCTGCAGGCGCGACTGGATCGCTTGAAAGGACGGGTGATGCAGCAGTCCCCGCTTCAGCGGCTGGCGCTGCAGCGGCAACGTCTGCTGGGCCTGCAACGGCGGCTGCCGGTGCCGCTGCTGCACCAGCGCAGCCAGTTGCAGCAGCGGCTCACCGGGCTGGGCCGGCGGCTGCACACCGCCAGCCCGCTGGCAACGCTGGACCGGGGTTATTCGCTGACGCTGGCCGAGGGCCAACCGCTGCGTTCGGTGCAAACGCTGCGGGAAGGCCAGACCGTGGAAACGCGGCTGGCGGACGGCCGCTTCGAATCTAAAGTCACCCGGCTTCCGCCGTCTTCAGATAACGACTGA
- the der gene encoding ribosome biogenesis GTPase Der, with protein sequence MKPVIALVGRPNVGKSTLFNRLTRTRDALVADFPGLTRDRKYGDGRMGDRPYIVVDTGGIGESEEGIDRPMTDQALLAVGEADAVLFMVDGRAGLTAADQQVASELRKLPKPVFLVVNKTDGLDPDSAMADFYALGLTQVLPIAAAHGRGVRALMDEVLAVFPEPEETGEEEEPEDPDTVRVAVLGRPNVGKSTLINRILGEERVVVFDQAGTTRDSIEVPFERNGRPYVLIDTAGVRRRGKVHETIEKFSVIKALQAVDAAQVVLLVVDARDGISDQDLHLLGYVLEAGRALVIAMNKWDGLESDHKDWVKQQLDRRLQFVPWAKIKFISALHGTGVGDLFGLVERAWDSAFIKIGSNALTRMLEDITHAHPPPRSGRFRAKLRYAHLGGSNPPVVVIHGNRTDSLPVSYRRYLENRFRELLKIEGSPIRLELKSGDNPYEGRKNPLTDRQIRRRRRMMKHIKK encoded by the coding sequence ATGAAACCGGTTATCGCCCTGGTGGGCCGCCCCAATGTGGGCAAGTCCACCCTGTTCAATCGCCTCACCCGTACCCGGGACGCCCTGGTGGCGGACTTTCCCGGGCTCACCCGTGACCGCAAGTACGGGGACGGCCGCATGGGCGACCGGCCCTATATCGTGGTCGATACCGGCGGTATCGGCGAAAGCGAGGAGGGCATAGACCGGCCGATGACCGATCAGGCCTTGCTTGCCGTGGGCGAAGCGGACGCCGTGCTGTTCATGGTGGATGGCCGCGCCGGGCTGACCGCCGCCGATCAGCAGGTGGCCTCGGAGTTGCGCAAGCTGCCCAAGCCGGTGTTCCTGGTGGTGAACAAGACCGATGGCCTGGACCCGGATTCCGCCATGGCGGATTTTTACGCTTTGGGGCTGACCCAGGTGCTGCCCATCGCCGCCGCCCACGGGCGTGGCGTGCGCGCGCTGATGGACGAAGTGCTGGCCGTCTTCCCCGAACCGGAAGAAACCGGTGAAGAGGAAGAACCGGAAGATCCGGACACCGTGCGGGTGGCGGTGCTGGGCCGCCCCAATGTGGGTAAATCCACACTGATCAACCGTATACTCGGTGAAGAGCGGGTGGTGGTATTCGACCAGGCCGGCACCACTCGGGACTCCATTGAAGTGCCGTTCGAACGCAATGGCCGGCCTTATGTGCTGATCGACACCGCCGGGGTGCGCCGCCGGGGCAAAGTCCACGAGACCATCGAAAAATTCTCGGTGATCAAGGCGCTGCAGGCGGTGGACGCCGCCCAGGTGGTGTTGCTGGTGGTGGATGCCCGCGACGGCATCAGTGACCAGGATCTGCACCTGCTGGGCTATGTGCTGGAAGCCGGCCGTGCCCTGGTGATCGCCATGAACAAGTGGGATGGCCTGGAAAGCGATCACAAGGACTGGGTCAAACAGCAACTGGATCGTCGCCTGCAATTCGTGCCCTGGGCCAAAATAAAATTCATCTCCGCCCTGCACGGCACCGGCGTCGGCGACCTGTTTGGTCTGGTGGAACGGGCCTGGGATTCCGCTTTCATCAAGATCGGCAGCAATGCCCTGACGCGCATGCTGGAAGACATCACCCATGCCCATCCGCCGCCCCGTAGCGGCCGTTTTCGCGCCAAGCTGCGTTACGCGCACCTGGGCGGCTCGAACCCGCCGGTGGTGGTAATTCACGGTAACCGCACCGATTCATTGCCGGTCAGTTACCGGCGTTATCTGGAGAACCGGTTCCGGGAACTGCTGAAAATCGAAGGATCGCCGATCCGGCTGGAGCTGAAATCCGGCGACAACCCCTACGAGGGGCGCAAGAATCCGCTGACCGATCGGCAGATCCGCCGTCGTCGGCGCATGATGAAGCACATCAAGAAATAA
- a CDS encoding type 1 periplasmic-binding domain-containing protein — protein MRWSRKARILLATLALYSLSAAADDPLRVRVISDQPQQRGAFLLALEQVPPLLSWSLVESGADVTLALGAGPFRRAVEEGGPVLGVSVPPAVVDEARRRNCQCSAILSGVALEQQLRLIEILFPGVSRVGVLYGPDSAWQPLPSAATAALQLDWVSVSSAAGIGPLLRRHLPQWDLLLLPEDETLFNAGTAKLILLSGYRQRVPVVGPGQGFVNAGSVASVHPSLPALARQTLRWLHQWRQQGHWPLPDFVEDSSISVNEHVARAYNLPLWEPRALQRKWEEQP, from the coding sequence GTGCGCTGGTCAAGGAAGGCCCGGATTCTGCTCGCAACCCTCGCGTTATATTCCCTGTCGGCGGCGGCCGACGATCCGTTGCGGGTGCGCGTGATCAGCGACCAGCCGCAGCAGCGCGGCGCCTTTCTGCTGGCCCTGGAGCAGGTGCCGCCGCTGCTGTCCTGGAGTCTGGTGGAGAGCGGCGCCGACGTAACCCTGGCGTTGGGCGCCGGTCCGTTTCGGCGCGCCGTGGAGGAGGGCGGGCCGGTGCTTGGCGTTTCGGTGCCGCCGGCGGTGGTCGATGAGGCCAGACGCCGGAACTGCCAGTGCAGTGCGATCCTGAGTGGGGTGGCGCTGGAGCAGCAGTTGCGCCTGATCGAAATCCTCTTTCCCGGTGTCAGCCGCGTTGGCGTTTTGTATGGCCCCGACAGTGCCTGGCAGCCACTGCCTTCGGCGGCCACCGCTGCCCTGCAACTGGATTGGGTGTCGGTTTCCTCCGCCGCCGGTATCGGACCGCTGTTGAGAAGGCACTTGCCGCAATGGGATTTGCTGTTACTGCCGGAAGACGAGACGCTGTTCAACGCCGGCACCGCCAAACTCATTTTACTCTCCGGCTACCGCCAACGAGTGCCCGTGGTCGGGCCCGGCCAGGGTTTCGTCAACGCCGGCAGTGTCGCCAGTGTCCATCCCTCTTTGCCGGCGTTGGCACGGCAAACATTGCGCTGGCTCCACCAATGGCGGCAACAAGGGCACTGGCCGTTGCCGGATTTTGTCGAGGACAGCAGCATCAGCGTCAATGAGCACGTGGCACGCGCCTATAACCTGCCGCTTTGGGAACCCCGGGCGTTACAACGAAAATGGGAGGAACAGCCATGA
- the bamB gene encoding outer membrane protein assembly factor BamB yields MQPLKASQASGGLRRSLTTRGLVALVAGALVLTGCSSNPNAIEPNDLPDFDSAYKVKRLWKANAGDGMDETSMKLSPAVTSQQVFAADVHGQVYAFNREDGDRQWRKKTEDRISGGLFAGYGKVYYGTREGEAVALSAEDGSELWRRQLSSEILSAPTGTSSLALYQTIDGRIQALDSETGEPRWEYETAIPNLILLGGTQPVVTAGRVYAAFSGGKVVCLDEQTGSPIWERRVAEPTGRSELDRLVDINTSLIVENGGVFTATFQGKVAVLDWENGRPYWAKDISSHQRLSSDLGTLFVSDDQGLVRGVDQRSGTFLWQQDKLYGRRLTGTTVQDDLVVVGDYEGYLHWMDQSDGKLVARYRHRGKPIVSAPIRHDEVIYVLGSEGRLAAYRLEARD; encoded by the coding sequence ATGCAGCCTCTTAAAGCCTCCCAAGCCTCCGGCGGTCTGCGCCGCTCCCTCACCACGCGTGGCCTGGTGGCCCTGGTGGCGGGCGCGCTGGTGCTGACCGGATGCAGCAGCAACCCCAACGCCATCGAGCCCAATGATCTGCCGGACTTCGACAGTGCCTACAAGGTCAAACGGCTGTGGAAAGCCAATGCCGGCGACGGCATGGACGAGACCTCGATGAAACTGAGCCCGGCGGTGACCAGCCAGCAGGTGTTCGCCGCCGACGTGCACGGTCAGGTCTACGCGTTCAACCGCGAAGACGGCGACCGGCAATGGCGTAAAAAGACCGAGGATCGCATCTCCGGCGGCCTCTTCGCCGGCTACGGCAAGGTCTACTACGGCACCCGGGAAGGCGAGGCGGTGGCGCTGTCCGCCGAGGATGGCAGCGAATTGTGGCGCCGCCAGTTGAGCAGCGAGATCCTCTCCGCCCCCACTGGCACCAGTTCCTTGGCGCTGTACCAGACCATCGACGGCCGTATCCAGGCGCTTGATAGTGAAACCGGAGAGCCGCGCTGGGAGTACGAGACCGCCATTCCCAACCTGATTCTGCTGGGTGGCACTCAGCCGGTGGTGACCGCCGGACGTGTCTACGCGGCGTTTTCCGGCGGCAAGGTGGTGTGCCTGGACGAACAGACCGGTTCGCCGATCTGGGAGCGCCGGGTGGCCGAGCCCACCGGCCGTTCCGAGCTGGACCGCCTGGTGGACATCAACACCAGCCTGATCGTGGAGAACGGCGGTGTGTTCACCGCCACGTTCCAGGGCAAAGTGGCGGTACTGGACTGGGAAAACGGCCGCCCTTACTGGGCCAAGGACATTTCCAGCCACCAGCGCCTCAGTTCCGATCTGGGCACGCTGTTCGTCAGCGATGACCAGGGCCTGGTGCGCGGCGTCGACCAGCGCAGCGGCACCTTCCTGTGGCAGCAGGACAAGCTCTATGGCCGCCGCCTCACCGGCACCACGGTGCAGGACGACCTGGTGGTGGTCGGTGACTACGAAGGCTATCTGCACTGGATGGATCAGAGCGACGGCAAGCTGGTGGCGCGCTATCGCCATCGCGGCAAGCCCATTGTGTCCGCGCCGATCCGCCACGACGAGGTCATCTACGTGCTCGGCAGCGAGGGCCGTCTGGCCGCCTACCGCCTGGAAGCCCGGGACTGA
- a CDS encoding YfgM family protein, whose translation MADYIRDEEEQAERLRNWWQKNGVATVVVIVLAVGSMIGWRQWQQHQSVEAGKASGLYEKMIGAMPTGDGDGNADAVKTNAAALIDQFAGSSYAGYAHLALAKLAAQDGDLDEAASQLRLVVDKPATKELEHVARLRLVRVLIAQNELDAAGKELGRTWPESMQGQALELKGDVAKARQQWDEARDAYASALEAMGGQGGSDRVQMKLDDLNRQS comes from the coding sequence GTGGCCGATTACATCCGTGACGAAGAAGAACAAGCCGAGCGTCTGCGCAACTGGTGGCAGAAAAACGGCGTGGCCACGGTAGTGGTGATCGTACTGGCGGTGGGTTCCATGATTGGCTGGCGGCAATGGCAGCAGCATCAAAGCGTTGAAGCCGGCAAGGCCTCCGGCCTGTACGAGAAGATGATCGGCGCGATGCCGACCGGCGACGGCGACGGCAATGCCGACGCGGTGAAAACCAACGCCGCGGCGCTGATCGACCAGTTCGCCGGCAGCAGCTACGCCGGTTACGCCCATCTGGCACTGGCCAAACTGGCGGCGCAGGACGGCGATCTGGACGAAGCCGCCAGCCAGCTGCGCCTGGTGGTGGACAAACCCGCCACCAAGGAACTGGAACACGTGGCCCGTTTACGCTTGGTGCGCGTGTTGATCGCCCAGAACGAGCTGGATGCCGCCGGCAAGGAATTGGGCCGTACCTGGCCTGAGTCCATGCAGGGGCAGGCCCTGGAACTCAAAGGCGATGTCGCCAAGGCCAGGCAGCAATGGGACGAAGCACGGGACGCTTATGCTTCCGCACTGGAAGCCATGGGCGGCCAGGGGGGAAGTGACCGCGTGCAAATGAAACTGGATGACCTGAACCGTCAATCGTGA
- a CDS encoding TonB-dependent receptor plug domain-containing protein yields MRYHCGMRLWSAAVLASTVGLSHAQEMAGPDIPRVLTPARLDQPLSEVPASVTIITQDMIRASGARELYQVMRLVPGMSVAKADGNIPSVSYHGTQARDHRRMLVLLDGRSVYRPALARVNWNDLAIALEDVERIEVTRGPAAAAYGANAFAGVINIISRDPRDSEGQEARLRAGNNGIRDAYVSGGWHHGNGAFRISVESRGDDGYDAGLPPMEDGDAKRSHTVNGRGVWELGNGDVLSLYLGGSRSKLERAPESSLRGLGDYQGLAIQRDDSAFAGMVWERQLSDWHQLKVSGYAQYSDEKLPLSMCYFDPLTGQHGAGGGLFFSREMRDLYWANEGDIDATLSAASADPAVRQRYAALLSSGADRFCGTSYLDVHEHRYDLEIQDTVQISQWARLVAGLNLRYDRGSSQTYLSGTADNVSRRAFANLALKPLSRLTANLGGYWEYDDLNGEHFTPRVGLSWRLMPGHHLRWVYARGLRSPDIYEDQAHSNAPISRLNGPFGDRTADWLGWDPAYFFVSEQADGNLKPERIRSREWGYYGHFGEMELDLRYFQEELWDLISGPISPVNFDADNSGKVTHRGTEAQLSWRPGARHWLRLSGAHIHTRSNRDTELRFAARDSGSALWEWHALRNWWLSSGYYLARDYNNHPYERLDLQLAYRRALGPTHLEARLLVQHFLENEPVVFTENRYRADERFWLTLALRF; encoded by the coding sequence GTGCGATACCACTGTGGAATGCGGCTCTGGTCCGCCGCCGTACTGGCAAGTACGGTGGGGCTGAGCCATGCCCAGGAAATGGCCGGCCCGGATATTCCCCGGGTCCTGACCCCGGCCCGCCTCGATCAGCCGCTCTCCGAAGTCCCCGCCAGCGTCACCATCATCACCCAGGACATGATCCGCGCCAGCGGCGCCCGGGAACTGTATCAGGTCATGCGGCTGGTGCCCGGCATGAGCGTGGCCAAGGCCGACGGCAATATACCGTCGGTGTCCTATCACGGCACCCAGGCCCGCGATCACCGCCGCATGTTGGTACTGCTCGACGGTCGCAGTGTCTATCGGCCGGCGCTGGCCCGGGTCAACTGGAACGATCTGGCCATTGCTCTGGAAGACGTGGAGCGTATTGAAGTCACCCGTGGTCCGGCCGCCGCGGCCTACGGCGCCAACGCCTTTGCCGGCGTGATCAACATCATCAGTCGCGACCCGCGCGACAGCGAAGGCCAGGAGGCACGTCTGCGCGCTGGCAACAATGGCATTCGTGATGCCTACGTCAGCGGCGGCTGGCACCACGGCAACGGCGCCTTCCGGATCTCCGTGGAAAGTCGCGGCGACGATGGCTACGACGCCGGTCTGCCGCCGATGGAGGACGGCGACGCCAAGCGCAGCCATACCGTCAACGGCCGCGGGGTCTGGGAGCTGGGCAACGGCGACGTGCTCAGCCTTTACCTCGGGGGCAGCCGTTCAAAACTGGAGCGGGCGCCGGAAAGCAGTCTGCGCGGGCTGGGCGACTATCAGGGGTTGGCGATACAGCGCGACGACAGCGCCTTCGCCGGCATGGTGTGGGAACGCCAGCTGTCCGACTGGCACCAACTGAAAGTTTCGGGTTACGCCCAGTATTCCGATGAAAAACTGCCGCTGAGCATGTGCTATTTCGACCCGCTTACCGGGCAGCACGGTGCCGGTGGCGGGTTGTTTTTCTCCCGGGAAATGCGGGATCTGTATTGGGCCAACGAGGGTGATATCGACGCCACGCTGTCCGCCGCCTCCGCCGACCCGGCGGTGCGGCAGCGCTACGCCGCCTTGCTCAGTAGCGGCGCCGACCGTTTTTGTGGCACCAGCTACCTCGATGTGCACGAGCATCGCTACGATCTGGAGATTCAGGATACCGTTCAGATCAGCCAGTGGGCGCGGCTGGTGGCGGGACTCAATCTTCGCTACGACCGGGGCAGCTCGCAAACCTACCTCAGCGGGACCGCCGATAACGTCAGCCGCCGTGCTTTCGCCAATCTGGCGCTGAAGCCGTTGTCCCGACTCACCGCCAATCTGGGCGGGTACTGGGAATACGATGACCTCAACGGCGAGCATTTCACGCCACGCGTCGGTCTGTCCTGGCGATTGATGCCCGGGCACCATTTGCGCTGGGTGTACGCCCGCGGCCTGCGCTCGCCGGACATCTACGAGGACCAGGCCCATTCCAACGCGCCGATCAGCCGGCTCAACGGGCCTTTCGGCGACCGCACCGCGGACTGGCTGGGTTGGGATCCGGCTTACTTCTTCGTCAGCGAACAGGCCGATGGCAATCTCAAACCGGAACGCATCCGCTCCCGGGAATGGGGCTACTACGGCCACTTCGGTGAGATGGAACTGGACCTGCGTTATTTCCAGGAAGAACTCTGGGATCTGATCAGCGGCCCCATCAGTCCGGTGAATTTCGACGCCGACAACAGCGGCAAGGTCACCCACCGCGGCACCGAAGCGCAGCTTAGCTGGCGGCCCGGTGCGCGTCACTGGTTGCGTCTCAGCGGCGCCCACATCCATACCCGCAGCAACCGTGACACGGAATTACGCTTCGCCGCCCGCGACAGCGGCAGCGCCCTGTGGGAATGGCACGCTCTGCGGAACTGGTGGCTTTCCAGCGGTTATTACCTGGCGCGGGACTACAACAATCACCCGTACGAACGCCTGGACCTGCAACTGGCTTATCGCCGTGCCCTGGGCCCCACCCATCTGGAGGCCCGCCTGCTGGTGCAGCACTTCCTGGAAAACGAGCCGGTGGTGTTCACGGAGAATCGCTACCGGGCCGATGAACGATTCTGGTTAACCCTGGCTTTGCGGTTCTGA